The following proteins are co-located in the Bradyrhizobium sp. AZCC 2176 genome:
- a CDS encoding TetR/AcrR family transcriptional regulator C-terminal domain-containing protein — translation MASKPVQTASEALASDPKHAARATRTAGRQMRSRLLDVASRLFKERGLAGTLISDIAAAADAFPSQITYYFRTKEALFVEAACRDMLYVARAAEQAATQAHTPRDYTYALVETVTATDSVAFFTEALTLTRRRQDLAPLVERTIERLHAEGMRAYAGQIERHGWKSLRDPDASSRRFWAVAIGVIVEGYAMGRSAEGLRGEMLRVLGDQATTKPAANDAGLRLVSDASDTDSPEGEGSA, via the coding sequence ATGGCTTCCAAGCCCGTCCAGACTGCCTCTGAAGCGCTGGCCAGCGATCCCAAGCACGCCGCCCGCGCCACGCGTACAGCGGGACGCCAGATGCGCTCGCGGCTGCTCGACGTCGCCAGCCGGCTGTTCAAGGAGCGGGGCTTGGCCGGAACCTTGATCTCGGACATTGCAGCGGCCGCGGACGCCTTTCCGAGCCAGATCACCTATTATTTTCGTACCAAGGAAGCGCTGTTCGTTGAAGCCGCCTGCCGCGACATGCTGTACGTGGCGCGCGCGGCCGAACAGGCGGCAACGCAGGCCCATACGCCGCGCGACTACACGTATGCACTGGTCGAGACGGTGACAGCGACGGATTCGGTCGCCTTCTTTACCGAAGCGCTGACGCTCACCCGCCGCCGCCAGGATCTCGCGCCGCTGGTGGAACGCACCATCGAGCGGCTGCACGCTGAAGGGATGCGCGCCTATGCCGGCCAGATCGAGCGGCATGGCTGGAAGAGCTTGCGCGATCCCGACGCCAGTTCGCGGCGGTTCTGGGCTGTCGCGATCGGCGTGATTGTCGAGGGCTACGCCATGGGCCGTTCGGCCGAGGGACTGCGTGGCGAGATGCTGCGCGTGCTGGGCGATCAGGCGACGACAAAACCTGCCGCCAACGACGCAGGGCTGCGCCTCGTCAGCGACGCATCGGATACGGATTCACCGGAGGGGGAGGGATCAGCATGA